One genomic segment of Cellulophaga sp. HaHaR_3_176 includes these proteins:
- the hutI gene encoding imidazolonepropionase, which yields MKKLKLIGPFKQLVTMTGLPLKGALSDEQLAIIDDAGMLIEDGKIKTIGLFKNMAVDADNETTEITTLQGDHVCLPGFIDAHTHICFGGSRAKDYAMRNAGKTYLEIAKAGGGIWDTVTHTRKASTEELIKKTIKRSKQHLKNGVTTLEVKSGYGLSVAEELKMLRAIKTTNAQTPLDLIPTCLAAHMKPKDFLGTNTAYLEEISSTLFPILKEENLSNRMDAFIEESAFSKEEIRPYFKKAQEMGFDITVHADQFSTDGSAVAVEFGALSADHLEASTDKEIELLSKSNVIATALPGASIGLGCAFTPARKLLDAGCSVAIASDHNPGSAPMGDLLTQAAILQTFEKLSNAEVLAGITYRAAAALNLTDRGQIKEGLMADFVLFHTNDYNEILYNQGSFKPCMVFKNGALIFDKHKTH from the coding sequence ATGAAAAAATTGAAACTTATAGGTCCCTTTAAGCAGTTGGTAACCATGACTGGCTTACCACTAAAAGGCGCTTTGTCTGATGAGCAGCTTGCCATCATTGATGATGCAGGAATGCTGATAGAAGACGGAAAAATAAAAACCATAGGATTGTTTAAAAACATGGCAGTAGACGCAGATAATGAAACAACAGAGATTACAACTCTGCAAGGAGATCATGTGTGCCTACCTGGTTTTATAGATGCCCACACACATATTTGTTTTGGTGGTTCTAGAGCTAAAGATTATGCCATGCGTAATGCAGGTAAAACCTATTTAGAAATTGCTAAAGCAGGTGGTGGCATATGGGACACTGTAACACACACCCGTAAGGCTTCAACCGAAGAATTGATTAAAAAAACCATTAAAAGAAGCAAACAACATTTAAAAAATGGGGTTACCACGCTAGAAGTAAAAAGTGGCTATGGCCTGTCTGTTGCCGAAGAATTGAAAATGCTCCGTGCTATTAAAACTACGAATGCACAAACTCCACTAGATCTTATACCTACTTGCTTGGCGGCACATATGAAACCTAAAGATTTCTTGGGAACAAATACAGCATATTTAGAAGAAATAAGCAGCACCCTTTTCCCCATTTTAAAAGAAGAAAATTTAAGCAATAGAATGGATGCTTTTATAGAAGAAAGTGCTTTTTCTAAAGAAGAGATTAGGCCTTACTTTAAAAAAGCTCAAGAGATGGGTTTTGACATTACCGTGCACGCTGATCAATTCTCTACAGATGGTAGTGCCGTTGCGGTAGAATTTGGAGCCCTTAGTGCCGATCATTTAGAAGCCTCTACCGATAAAGAGATAGAACTACTTTCAAAAAGCAATGTTATTGCTACTGCCCTGCCCGGAGCTTCTATAGGTTTAGGCTGTGCTTTTACACCTGCCCGAAAATTATTGGATGCAGGTTGTTCCGTTGCCATTGCTAGTGATCACAATCCTGGTTCTGCTCCTATGGGCGATTTGCTTACCCAAGCTGCGATTCTTCAAACTTTTGAAAAATTGAGTAATGCCGAAGTATTAGCAGGAATCACTTATCGTGCAGCAGCTGCCTTAAACTTAACAGACCGAGGGCAAATAAAAGAAGGACTTATGGCCGATTTTGTATTGTTTCATACTAATGATTACAATGAAATTTTATACAACCAAGGTTCTTTTAAACCGTGTATGGTTTTTAAAAATGGTGCCTTAATATTCGATAAACACAAAACACATTAA
- the hutH gene encoding histidine ammonia-lyase gives MTPKEIFKLGEDWLTASITLSIAKGETPIELSTNTREKINASAQIVANIVVKGKAVYGINTGFGPLCTTKISKEETKILQSNILKSHSVGVGEPIATEIAKLMLILKAQSLAKGYSGISETTLDRILWHIDHDAIPIVPSQGSVGASGDLAPLSHLFLPLIGLGKVNYKGKVMETSVLFKQTGLSSVTLGPKEGLALINGTQFIAAHAVKVVEKLHSCLSQADIIGAMMIEGLQGSVKPFFNELHVLRPYKGNIHVAKRIKRLLKGSEIMEDHIDCDRVQDPYSLRCMPQVHGASRNAWLHLKELVEVELNSVTDNPIIIDEELTISGGNFHGQPLAMALDYACLAASELGNISDRRIYLALEGNSPGVPKLLMKETGINSGYMILQYTTAALASENKGLCFPSSADSIPTSLGQEDHVSMGSIGGRKALQVLENVEKILAIELLTAAQAFEFRKPMKSGVFLEAIHMAIRKKVAFADKDRVFSDDIEKGIQMIKDQTIIHVIDNISEKEGISLKTKFTHEFEVY, from the coding sequence ATGACACCAAAAGAGATTTTTAAACTTGGCGAAGACTGGCTTACTGCAAGCATTACACTTTCTATTGCAAAAGGAGAAACCCCTATTGAACTCTCTACAAATACAAGAGAAAAAATAAATGCAAGTGCTCAAATCGTAGCCAATATTGTAGTAAAGGGCAAAGCAGTATATGGCATAAATACAGGATTTGGGCCTCTTTGTACCACCAAAATCTCTAAAGAAGAAACGAAAATATTACAATCCAATATTCTTAAAAGTCATAGTGTAGGTGTTGGTGAGCCTATTGCTACTGAAATTGCAAAGTTGATGTTAATTTTAAAAGCACAGTCTTTAGCCAAAGGGTATTCAGGTATTTCAGAAACTACTTTAGACCGAATCCTTTGGCATATAGACCATGATGCCATTCCTATTGTGCCATCACAAGGTTCTGTTGGAGCCTCAGGAGATTTAGCACCTTTATCTCATTTATTTTTACCTTTGATTGGTTTAGGGAAAGTAAACTATAAGGGTAAGGTTATGGAGACTTCTGTTCTTTTTAAGCAAACGGGTCTGTCTTCCGTAACATTAGGACCTAAAGAAGGTTTAGCACTTATTAATGGAACACAGTTTATTGCTGCACATGCGGTTAAGGTGGTTGAGAAGTTACACAGTTGTCTTTCTCAAGCCGATATTATTGGTGCTATGATGATTGAAGGTTTGCAAGGTTCTGTGAAACCATTTTTTAATGAATTACATGTCTTACGCCCCTATAAAGGAAACATTCACGTAGCAAAACGTATTAAACGATTATTAAAAGGCTCTGAGATTATGGAAGATCATATTGATTGTGATCGGGTTCAAGATCCTTATTCTTTACGTTGTATGCCTCAGGTACATGGCGCTTCAAGAAATGCTTGGTTGCATTTAAAAGAATTAGTAGAAGTTGAATTAAATTCTGTGACGGATAACCCTATAATTATAGATGAAGAATTGACCATTAGCGGTGGTAATTTTCACGGCCAACCTTTAGCAATGGCCTTAGACTATGCATGTTTAGCAGCTTCGGAACTAGGGAATATTTCTGATCGAAGAATTTATTTAGCCTTAGAAGGTAATAGTCCTGGTGTGCCTAAACTGTTAATGAAAGAAACCGGCATCAATTCTGGTTATATGATTTTACAGTATACCACTGCAGCTTTAGCCAGTGAGAATAAAGGTTTATGTTTCCCTTCTAGTGCAGATAGCATTCCTACATCATTAGGACAAGAAGACCATGTAAGCATGGGGTCTATTGGCGGTAGAAAAGCATTGCAAGTTCTTGAAAATGTTGAGAAAATATTGGCGATAGAATTATTGACTGCGGCACAAGCTTTTGAATTTAGAAAACCCATGAAATCAGGGGTCTTTTTAGAGGCAATACACATGGCTATTCGTAAAAAGGTAGCTTTTGCAGATAAGGATCGTGTTTTTTCTGATGATATAGAAAAAGGAATTCAAATGATTAAAGACCAAACCATCATTCACGTTATTGATAACATCAGCGAAAAAGAAGGAATCTCTTTGAAAACAAAATTCACCCATGAATTTGAAGTATATTAA
- a CDS encoding LysR family transcriptional regulator translates to MGYQLELRHFHYFLAVADELHYRKAAEKLCISQPGLSRQIKQMEEILATPLFVRNKKKVTLTPAGEYLKAEVEFIVNHLEVTKKQLKLISDGDFGEIRIGFLGSAMQTVVPDLLIKLRDSFPQIKTTLEELSNTAQVNAILKDTLDIGFVRLARVPDGLGIKTVMQDTFSLVLPKEHPINSDNFKKMNQFADEEFILFSQDYSALYFDTVMSICEDAGFTPRVSHKSVHAQTIFKLVENKLGIAIVPTSLQYGFDMGVKFIELKKIKQRAELSVIWKKDNRNPTLKHCLNVVLHKKS, encoded by the coding sequence ATGGGTTATCAACTAGAGTTGCGTCATTTTCACTATTTTTTGGCAGTAGCCGATGAATTACATTATAGAAAAGCTGCAGAAAAACTGTGTATTTCTCAACCTGGATTAAGCAGGCAAATTAAACAGATGGAAGAAATTTTAGCAACTCCCTTGTTTGTTCGGAATAAGAAAAAAGTAACGCTGACTCCAGCCGGGGAATACCTTAAAGCAGAAGTAGAGTTTATTGTAAACCATCTAGAAGTTACTAAAAAGCAATTAAAATTGATATCGGATGGCGATTTTGGAGAGATTCGGATTGGATTTCTAGGGTCGGCCATGCAGACCGTAGTTCCTGATTTGTTGATTAAGTTACGCGACAGTTTCCCGCAGATAAAGACCACGCTAGAAGAACTTTCAAATACGGCTCAAGTAAATGCCATTTTAAAGGATACTTTAGATATTGGTTTTGTAAGACTGGCAAGAGTGCCAGATGGTTTAGGTATTAAAACAGTGATGCAAGACACTTTTTCTCTCGTGCTTCCCAAAGAGCATCCTATTAATTCGGATAATTTTAAAAAGATGAATCAGTTTGCTGATGAAGAGTTTATACTGTTTTCACAGGATTATAGTGCCTTGTATTTTGATACCGTCATGAGTATTTGTGAAGACGCAGGATTTACGCCACGCGTTTCTCACAAATCGGTACATGCACAAACCATTTTTAAATTGGTGGAGAATAAGTTGGGTATTGCTATTGTACCTACATCACTGCAATATGGTTTTGATATGGGGGTGAAATTTATCGAATTAAAAAAAATAAAGCAACGTGCTGAGCTGTCTGTTATTTGGAAAAAAGACAACCGAAACCCTACCCTTAAACATTGTTTAAATGTAGTGTTACATAAAAAATCTTGA
- a CDS encoding MFS transporter, which translates to MNKINNFGIAVILFTSTLTIMVGTAIAPSLTEIAKNLNFSYSPGWLITLPSLGVVVFASSVGKLIDRIGTFKLLCLGLIPYAIFGFLGGFITNTYLLILDRFLLGPAAVAIQVALITYIADYFKGKERMKLIAWQGMSIELGGVVFLSLGGVLGDWNWRYPFAIYLVAFVCLVFVFLFLPKDDKSKIDDNQKADLNIAETPKQKKEVQLIVWGSLLAMALFFVSFVRLPQYLPTVFDFSDSQVGYFMASISLVAVLSASQMPRVTDKLNSYNTVISGFAFFVLGYVCFALASSMFLLIAGILCIGVGFGFTIPLLNHMIVEASTIKTQGKNLGLSSMGIFAGQFLSTFIEFVSDDTRLIFGVASGLALVIALIFFFAFKKVRLM; encoded by the coding sequence ATGAATAAGATTAATAATTTTGGAATTGCAGTGATCCTTTTCACGAGTACACTTACCATTATGGTAGGTACTGCCATTGCTCCATCATTAACGGAAATTGCTAAAAATTTAAATTTTTCATATAGCCCTGGATGGTTAATTACATTGCCTTCCCTTGGAGTGGTCGTTTTTGCATCTTCAGTAGGTAAATTAATAGACAGGATAGGCACCTTCAAATTACTGTGTTTGGGCTTAATTCCCTATGCTATTTTCGGTTTTTTAGGCGGGTTTATTACCAATACTTACTTGTTAATTTTAGATCGATTTTTATTAGGTCCTGCAGCGGTTGCAATACAAGTTGCTTTAATTACATACATCGCAGATTATTTTAAAGGTAAAGAGCGAATGAAATTAATTGCATGGCAAGGAATGTCTATAGAATTAGGTGGTGTTGTTTTCTTATCTCTTGGAGGTGTTTTAGGGGATTGGAATTGGCGTTATCCTTTTGCTATTTATTTGGTAGCTTTTGTATGCTTGGTCTTCGTGTTTCTATTTTTACCGAAGGATGATAAAAGTAAAATAGATGATAATCAGAAGGCAGATTTAAATATAGCCGAAACACCTAAACAGAAGAAAGAAGTACAACTAATTGTTTGGGGATCGTTGTTAGCTATGGCATTATTCTTTGTTAGTTTTGTTCGTTTGCCTCAGTATTTACCCACAGTGTTTGATTTTTCTGATAGTCAAGTGGGGTATTTTATGGCCTCAATTTCTTTAGTAGCGGTCTTGTCTGCAAGCCAAATGCCAAGAGTTACCGATAAACTAAATTCATACAATACCGTTATCAGTGGATTTGCATTTTTTGTTTTAGGTTATGTGTGTTTTGCTTTGGCGTCTTCAATGTTTCTTTTAATTGCAGGTATTTTGTGTATAGGAGTTGGTTTTGGTTTTACCATCCCTTTGCTTAATCACATGATTGTAGAAGCAAGTACAATTAAAACACAAGGAAAGAATTTAGGACTTTCCTCTATGGGTATTTTTGCTGGCCAGTTTTTGTCTACGTTTATCGAATTTGTTTCTGATGATACCCGACTTATATTTGGAGTAGCCTCTGGTTTAGCTTTGGTAATAGCACTAATTTTCTTTTTCGCTTTTAAAAAAGTACGACTCATGTGA
- a CDS encoding AraC family transcriptional regulator, whose product MKNWKDKIHLDTTFKSKPLFVSDNAFGLFFEMDKDRCVYFKPLNESFSSSLRENSKGTLLYFEREFIEEDDEEYALDILSLFKRSPEGVFQIATKELPGIVVVLELIEEEYNTQENAYLILKSLLKVLLLKLIRQLHNGYLKQDVHQKRVLLFLQLMERHYLQETSGGYYAQQMGISEKRLNQILKDKLELTAKQVIQQRQVTEIKRMIKQNAITLKEMAFYFGFESLSSFSRFFKRHTLKSPSQFKAEFEP is encoded by the coding sequence ATGAAAAATTGGAAAGATAAAATCCATCTTGATACTACCTTTAAAAGTAAACCCCTCTTTGTTTCTGATAATGCCTTTGGTCTTTTTTTTGAAATGGATAAAGATAGGTGTGTCTATTTTAAACCATTAAATGAATCTTTTTCATCTTCACTACGCGAAAATAGTAAGGGTACTTTACTATATTTTGAGAGGGAATTTATTGAAGAGGATGACGAAGAATATGCTTTAGATATTTTAAGTTTATTTAAACGCTCCCCAGAAGGTGTTTTCCAGATTGCCACAAAAGAACTTCCGGGAATCGTAGTGGTATTAGAATTGATAGAGGAAGAATATAATACACAGGAGAATGCGTATCTAATTCTTAAATCATTATTGAAAGTTTTGCTGTTAAAGTTAATCAGGCAACTACATAATGGCTATTTAAAGCAAGATGTGCATCAAAAACGGGTACTTCTTTTTTTACAGTTGATGGAACGTCATTATCTGCAAGAAACGTCAGGGGGTTATTATGCGCAGCAAATGGGAATTAGTGAGAAAAGGCTGAATCAAATATTGAAAGATAAATTAGAATTGACCGCGAAACAAGTAATTCAACAACGTCAAGTAACAGAAATAAAAAGGATGATAAAGCAAAATGCTATCACCTTAAAAGAAATGGCATTTTATTTCGGATTTGAATCTTTAAGTAGTTTTTCACGCTTCTTTAAACGTCATACCTTAAAAAGTCCCTCCCAATTTAAAGCAGAATTTGAGCCTTAG
- a CDS encoding nitroreductase, with product MIFDVIRKRRSVFPAQYNDTPVAKEDILKVLEAANWAPSHRKTEPWRFKVMQGDTLEKLGLFLSLKYLETDPSPKEFKAKKIIENPKKASAIIAICMQRDPVKSVPEWEEVAAVAMAVQNMWLACTELGIGAYWSSPALVKHMGDFFEMNHEEACLGFFYMGNYDQEIPDSARGPIEDKTVWL from the coding sequence ATGATATTTGATGTGATACGAAAGAGAAGATCGGTTTTTCCTGCTCAATATAATGATACACCTGTTGCTAAGGAAGATATTTTAAAAGTATTAGAAGCTGCTAATTGGGCACCTAGCCACCGAAAAACAGAACCATGGCGTTTTAAAGTGATGCAAGGGGATACGCTAGAAAAATTAGGGCTGTTCCTTTCTTTGAAATATTTAGAGACAGATCCGAGTCCGAAAGAATTTAAAGCTAAGAAAATTATAGAAAACCCTAAAAAAGCTTCTGCTATAATAGCCATTTGTATGCAACGCGACCCTGTGAAAAGTGTTCCAGAATGGGAAGAGGTAGCTGCAGTAGCTATGGCGGTACAAAACATGTGGTTGGCGTGTACGGAATTAGGCATTGGAGCCTATTGGAGTTCTCCAGCTTTAGTAAAGCATATGGGAGATTTCTTTGAAATGAACCATGAAGAAGCATGTTTAGGCTTTTTCTATATGGGAAATTATGATCAAGAAATACCAGATTCTGCAAGAGGCCCTATTGAAGATAAAACTGTTTGGTTGTAG
- a CDS encoding DUF456 domain-containing protein has product MDITLLLFGFIFMLAGIIGSFLPVLPGPPISWLGLLLLFLTSVIPQDWWFLGITLAIALFVFALDYIIPAMGTKKFGGSKAGMIGTTLGLLVALLFPVLGVFGIIIWPFVGAFIGELLNKADKKTALKAAFGSFLGFITGTFLKFMVSIVFLGLFIAKAWEYKEALFPYFK; this is encoded by the coding sequence ATGGATATTACGTTACTACTCTTTGGTTTCATTTTTATGCTTGCAGGTATCATCGGAAGCTTTTTACCTGTGCTCCCTGGCCCACCTATAAGTTGGTTAGGGCTTCTACTCCTATTTTTAACAAGCGTTATTCCGCAAGACTGGTGGTTTTTAGGTATCACTCTGGCTATTGCACTATTTGTTTTTGCTTTAGATTATATTATTCCTGCCATGGGAACAAAGAAATTTGGCGGTAGTAAAGCAGGGATGATCGGTACCACTTTAGGACTTCTTGTCGCATTACTATTTCCTGTATTGGGTGTATTCGGGATTATAATTTGGCCTTTTGTGGGTGCTTTTATAGGAGAGCTATTAAATAAAGCCGACAAAAAAACCGCTCTTAAAGCGGCTTTCGGATCTTTTTTAGGATTTATTACAGGAACCTTTTTAAAATTTATGGTGTCTATTGTATTTTTAGGACTCTTTATCGCTAAGGCTTGGGAATACAAAGAAGCACTTTTTCCTTACTTTAAATAG
- a CDS encoding BlaI/MecI/CopY family transcriptional regulator, translating into MKQLTKAEEEVMQVLWQLEKCNVAAIIEELPEPKPAYNTVSTIVRILESKGFVNHEQEGKGYLYFPLLKKADYSNQSINKLVDGYFQGSFKSMVSFFMKKNDMNLSELESILKEIKKEEK; encoded by the coding sequence ATGAAACAATTGACAAAGGCAGAAGAAGAGGTAATGCAGGTATTGTGGCAATTAGAAAAGTGCAATGTTGCGGCTATTATTGAAGAGTTGCCAGAACCAAAACCAGCTTACAATACAGTATCTACTATTGTACGGATCTTAGAGAGTAAAGGTTTTGTAAATCATGAACAAGAGGGGAAAGGCTATTTATATTTTCCATTATTGAAGAAAGCAGACTACAGCAATCAATCTATCAACAAGCTAGTAGATGGTTATTTTCAAGGATCTTTTAAAAGTATGGTGTCATTTTTCATGAAAAAGAATGATATGAATTTATCCGAACTAGAATCGATATTAAAAGAAATTAAAAAGGAGGAAAAATGA
- a CDS encoding M56 family metallopeptidase — MIQYILESIAFQLLFLIVYDLFLKKETFFQWNRVYLIGTYVLSLVLPWIKIEALKTKVSETTFSYPEFLWNRNDLEVSGVSGTNDLVSWFTIVLIAGMVIAAFIFVFKLYQIKQLKDKGTIQYLNDFTQIVIRNSEIAFSFFKSVFLGDKVLDKDYESIVAHELVHIRQGHSYDLVFFELLRIINWFNPLVYVYQNRISELHEFIADAQVSKTNKKEQYQLLLSQVFQTENISFINPFFKSSLIKKRIVMLQKSKSKRVFQLKYLVLVPLVIGMLFYTSCESEVKTDEVESSSLKMSSVDEFLLEVGDLDNLSEEEKKEQTNFFNEVDAYKKVGLFTIKDTKGKEIQIKTNAEGIESVNVIKGGNTLSKEEIDYDNAADVPFMVVDETPVFPGCEDAEDQRACFKEKMFQHINKNFRYPEEAQEQDIQGKVNILFTIDETGTIAGLKMRGPDKLLEAEAERIISLLPKMTPGKQDGKIVRVPFSIPITFKLQ, encoded by the coding sequence ATGATACAGTATATTTTAGAAAGCATCGCTTTTCAGCTTTTGTTTTTAATCGTTTATGATCTTTTTCTAAAAAAAGAAACCTTTTTTCAATGGAACAGAGTGTACCTTATTGGCACATATGTTTTGTCACTAGTTTTGCCTTGGATAAAAATTGAAGCTTTAAAGACAAAAGTATCAGAAACTACTTTTAGCTATCCAGAGTTTTTATGGAATAGAAATGATCTTGAAGTCTCTGGGGTTTCAGGAACTAATGATTTAGTAAGTTGGTTTACAATTGTATTAATAGCGGGGATGGTCATCGCAGCATTCATCTTTGTATTTAAATTATATCAGATAAAACAATTAAAGGATAAGGGCACCATTCAATATTTGAATGATTTTACACAAATCGTCATCAGAAACAGTGAAATTGCATTTTCTTTCTTTAAATCTGTTTTTCTAGGAGATAAAGTATTGGATAAGGATTATGAGAGCATTGTAGCGCATGAGCTGGTTCATATTCGTCAAGGGCATTCGTATGACTTGGTCTTTTTTGAACTGCTTCGCATTATCAATTGGTTTAACCCTTTAGTGTATGTATACCAAAATAGAATATCAGAATTACATGAGTTTATAGCGGATGCTCAGGTCTCTAAAACCAACAAAAAAGAACAATACCAACTGTTATTGTCTCAAGTTTTTCAAACAGAGAATATTTCATTTATCAATCCATTTTTTAAATCATCATTAATCAAAAAACGAATCGTTATGTTACAAAAATCAAAATCAAAGCGTGTATTTCAGTTAAAGTATTTAGTATTAGTACCATTAGTTATTGGAATGCTTTTTTATACCTCCTGCGAAAGTGAGGTAAAGACAGATGAGGTAGAAAGCTCCTCTTTAAAGATGTCTTCTGTTGATGAGTTTCTCTTGGAAGTAGGGGACTTGGATAATTTATCTGAAGAGGAGAAAAAGGAACAAACTAATTTCTTTAATGAAGTTGACGCTTATAAAAAAGTCGGACTTTTTACAATAAAAGATACAAAAGGTAAAGAAATCCAAATCAAAACAAATGCTGAAGGTATTGAGTCTGTAAATGTGATCAAGGGAGGTAATACCCTTTCAAAGGAAGAAATAGATTATGATAATGCTGCAGATGTGCCATTTATGGTTGTAGATGAAACTCCGGTTTTTCCAGGTTGTGAAGATGCTGAAGATCAAAGAGCTTGTTTTAAAGAAAAAATGTTTCAACATATAAATAAGAATTTTAGATACCCAGAAGAAGCTCAAGAACAAGATATTCAAGGTAAAGTAAATATTTTATTTACAATTGATGAAACTGGAACTATAGCGGGTTTAAAAATGCGTGGTCCAGATAAGTTATTAGAAGCAGAGGCTGAACGTATCATTTCTTTATTACCGAAAATGACACCTGGTAAGCAAGATGGGAAAATAGTTCGTGTGCCATTTTCTATTCCTATTACTTTTAAGTTGCAGTAA
- the ruvC gene encoding crossover junction endodeoxyribonuclease RuvC: MANEKIILGIDPGTTIMGFGLIKVVNKKMEFMQMNELLLQKYNDPYVKLKLIFERTIELIDTYHPDEIAIEAPFFGKNVQSMLKLGRAQGVAMAAGLSREIPITEYLPKKIKMAVTGNGNASKEQVAKMLQSMLGLKTLPKNLDSTDGLAAAVCHFYNEGRIEVGKSYTGWDAFVKQNEKRVKK, encoded by the coding sequence TTGGCAAACGAAAAAATAATTTTAGGAATAGATCCAGGTACTACTATTATGGGTTTTGGACTTATAAAAGTGGTGAATAAAAAGATGGAATTTATGCAAATGAACGAACTTCTTTTGCAAAAGTATAATGACCCTTATGTAAAACTAAAATTGATTTTTGAGCGCACCATTGAACTTATAGATACTTATCACCCAGATGAAATTGCTATTGAAGCGCCATTTTTTGGAAAAAATGTACAGTCAATGTTAAAATTGGGTCGTGCCCAAGGTGTGGCTATGGCGGCAGGTTTATCAAGAGAAATACCTATAACAGAATATCTTCCTAAAAAAATTAAAATGGCAGTTACAGGCAACGGTAATGCAAGTAAAGAGCAGGTAGCTAAAATGTTACAAAGTATGCTCGGGCTAAAAACATTACCTAAAAACTTAGATAGTACCGACGGTTTAGCAGCTGCAGTTTGTCATTTTTATAATGAAGGAAGAATAGAAGTGGGTAAAAGCTATACGGGTTGGGATGCTTTTGTAAAACAGAATGAAAAGAGAGTAAAAAAGTAA
- the hemW gene encoding radical SAM family heme chaperone HemW: MSGIYIHIPFCKQACHYCDFHFSTSMGKKDAMITAIQKELKLRKNECKNEIVETIYFGGGTPSVLSLAEINSIIEAVYVNYSVVDSPEITLEANPDDLSEAKIIELSESSVNRLSIGIQSFYEEDLKLMNRAHNAEEAQNSLTLATRYFDNISIDLIYGMPDMTSERWTKNIDKALSFNIPHISSYALTVEPKTALDSFIKKGLIKPVDDEVAQQHFNILLQKMEENGFENYEISNFGKPGHFSKNNTAYWLGKKYIGIGPSAHSFDGIRRGWNINNNMKYIKAIENNDLPMEEEVLSKTDRYNEYIMTGLRTVWGVSLERIALEFGENYHKYLLKQADKYIQEELLMLKNDTLLTTKKGKFLADGIAANLFMINLS; the protein is encoded by the coding sequence ATGTCAGGAATTTACATTCACATTCCCTTTTGCAAGCAAGCTTGCCATTATTGCGATTTTCATTTTTCGACCAGTATGGGAAAGAAAGATGCAATGATTACGGCGATACAAAAAGAATTAAAACTTCGAAAAAATGAATGTAAAAACGAAATTGTAGAAACCATTTATTTTGGAGGCGGAACACCTTCTGTGCTTTCATTGGCTGAAATAAATTCAATCATTGAAGCCGTTTATGTAAATTATTCAGTTGTTGATAGTCCAGAAATTACATTAGAAGCTAACCCTGATGACTTGTCTGAAGCAAAAATAATAGAGTTGTCAGAGAGTAGTGTAAACAGATTAAGTATCGGTATTCAATCTTTTTATGAAGAAGATTTGAAATTGATGAATCGAGCACATAATGCTGAAGAAGCTCAAAACTCATTAACACTTGCAACGCGTTATTTTGATAATATTTCTATTGATTTGATTTACGGAATGCCTGATATGACAAGTGAGCGTTGGACGAAAAACATAGATAAGGCACTGTCTTTTAATATTCCACATATTTCGAGTTATGCACTTACGGTAGAACCAAAAACAGCATTAGATTCTTTTATTAAAAAAGGTTTAATAAAGCCTGTAGATGATGAGGTTGCTCAACAACATTTCAATATTCTTCTTCAAAAAATGGAAGAAAATGGATTTGAAAATTATGAGATATCTAATTTTGGTAAGCCAGGTCATTTTTCTAAAAATAATACGGCATATTGGTTAGGAAAAAAATATATAGGTATAGGCCCCTCTGCACATTCTTTCGACGGAATTCGAAGAGGCTGGAATATCAATAATAATATGAAATATATAAAAGCAATTGAAAATAACGACCTTCCGATGGAAGAAGAGGTATTATCAAAAACCGATAGATATAACGAATATATTATGACAGGTTTGCGTACTGTTTGGGGGGTTTCTTTAGAAAGAATCGCTTTGGAGTTTGGTGAAAACTACCATAAATACTTGTTAAAACAAGCTGACAAATATATTCAAGAAGAACTTTTAATGCTAAAAAATGATACTCTTTTAACTACAAAAAAAGGAAAATTTCTAGCAGATGGGATTGCAGCAAATCTTTTTATGATTAACTTGTCGTAG